From Primulina huaijiensis isolate GDHJ02 chromosome 15, ASM1229523v2, whole genome shotgun sequence, one genomic window encodes:
- the LOC140959850 gene encoding U-box domain-containing protein 26-like has product MKGGAEMAVPPLFTCPISLDLFRDPVTLCTGLTYDRYHIEKWLASGNLTCPVTMQRLDDLSMVPNRTLRHLIDQWLQSSTQNQQECVELTDADPYFDSMKQVIESDESTLNSRLQVLEKIESLFQEQPFSNSCLISLNFFGLLFELALRNAKTLNIQERLVLVEKSLICALKLMSSSEVEGLNMLKKESNFEGFIHLFEQGSSCIKKSLCLVVEAISSTPETRVLCEKIGKSTKISKGIVHLIHYKSDEVEAGIKAMSALSNLEPNRGNLVREGAIQALISYISNLDKHEKNLASITMSTIERLLSVDTAKEVVLNHPSGVESLVKMVFRVSNHEGSESAVNSLLIICCESRVGREKAIVNGVLTQLLLLLQSQCSGRTKTKARMLLKLFRSMWSEDSSHLL; this is encoded by the coding sequence ATGAAAGGTGGTGCAGAAATGGCAGTTCCTCCTTTATTCACATGCCCCATTAGTCTAGACTTGTTCAGAGATCCTGTCACTCTCTGCACCGGactaacatacgacaggtatcatATTGAGAAATGGCTCGCCTCGGGGAATTTGACATGCCCCGTCACAATGCAAAGGCTCGACGATCTTTCGATGGTGCCTAATCGCACACTTCGTCATTTGATCGACCAGTGGCTCCAATCCAGCACCCAAAACCAGCAAGAATGTGTCGAGCTTACTGATGCCGATCCTTATTTTGATTCGATGAAGCAAGTTATTGAATCAGATGAATCCACATTGAACAGCAGGCTACAAGTGCTGGAAAAGATCGAGTCTTTGTTCCAAGAACAGCCCTTCAGCAATTCTTGCCTAATCAGTTTAAATTTCTTTGGATTACTATTTGAACTTGCTTTAAGAAATGCAAAGACCTTGAATATTCAAGAAAGATTGGTTCTTGTTGAAAAATCACTTATTTGTGCCCTGAAATTAATGTCTTCTAGTGAGGTAGAAGGTCTCAACATGCTGAAAAAAGAATCCAATTTTGAAGGGTTCATTCATTTATTCGAGCAAGGGAGCTCTTGCATCAAGAAAAGCTTATGTCTAGTAGTGGAGGCAATTTCATCCACACCAGAGACTCGAGTCCTCTGCGAAAAGATCGGTAAATCGACCAAGATTTCGAAAGGAATCGTCCATCTCATCCATTACAAGTCCGATGAAGTAGAAGCTGGGATCAAGGCAATGTCAGCACTATCTAACCTCGAACCAAACCGCGGAAATCTAGTACGAGAAGGTGCGATTCAAGCGCTGATATCCTACATATCGAACCTCGACAAGCACGAGAAGAACTTAGCATCAATCACAATGTCAACAATCGAAAGACTTTTATCAGTGGACACTGCAAAAGAGGTTGTGCTAAACCATCCTTCCGGCGTCGAATCGCTGGTAAAGATGGTTTTCAGAGTGTCGAACCACGAAGGAAGCGAAAGCGCGGTGAATTCGCTCCTGATTATATGTTGCGAGTCAAGAGTTGGTCGGGAAAAAGCCATTGTTAATGGGGTTTTAACTCAGTTGCTGCTGCTTCTGCAAAGCCAGTGCAGTGGAAGGACTAAGACCAAGGCCAGGATGTTGTTGAAGTTGTTTAGATCCATGTGGAGTGAAGACTCTAGTCATCTGTTGTAG
- the LOC140958793 gene encoding photosystem I reaction center subunit N, chloroplastic-like codes for MTAAIDFIVGGAEAGSRGLLRSLISSRRAAILGLGATIFSAAISTSSTNAGVIHEEHLEKSKANKELNDKKRLATSGVNFARAYTVQFGTCKFPENFTDCQDLAKQKKVPFLSDDLELECEGKDKYKCGSNVLWKW; via the exons ATGACGGCAGCCATTGACTTCATTGTCGGAGGAGCCGAGGCGGGGTCGCGTGGCCTGCTACGGAGTCTGATCTCCAGTAGAAGAGCGGCCATTCTTGGCCTTGGCGCCACAATTTTTTCCGCCGCTATCTCCACCTCCTCCACCAATGCAGGTGTAATTCATGAGGAGCATTTGGAGAAGAGCAAGGCAAACAAG GAGTTGAATGACAAGAAGAGGCTGGCTACCAGTGGGGTTAACTTTGCGCGAGCATACACTGTCCAATTCGGAACATGCAAATTCCCTGAGAACTTTACTGACTGCCAAGATCTTGCTAAGCAAAAG AAAGTACCATTTCTATCAGATGATTTAGAGTTGGAGTGTGAAGGGAAGGATAAATACAAGTGTGGTTCAAATGTGCTCTGGAAATGGTGA
- the LOC140958342 gene encoding nascent polypeptide-associated complex subunit beta-like, whose amino-acid sequence MNVDKLKKMAGSVRTGGKGTVRRKKKAVHKTTTTDDKRLQSTLKRIGVNAIPAIEEVNIFKEDVVIQFTNPKVQASIAANTWVVSGSPQTKKLQDILPQIIHQLGPDNLENLKKLAEQFQKQVPAAGTDAAATRTIEDNDDDVPDLVPGETFEAAAEESHAS is encoded by the exons ATGAATGTGGATAAGTTAAAGAAGATGGCTGGTTCAGTCCGCACTGGTGGGAAGGGCACCGTGAGAAG AAAGAAGAAGGCAGTTCACAAAACAACCACAACAGATGATAAAAGACTTCAAAGCACCTTGAAGAGAATAGGAGTTAATGCAATACCTGCAATTGAGGAAGTCAATATCTTCAAGGAGGATGTAGTAATTCAGTTCACCAATCCTAAAG TTCAAGCATCTATTGCTGCCAACACTTGGGTTGTTAGTGGTTCTCCTCAGACCAAGA AATTGCAAGACATTCTTCCACAGATAATCCACCAATTGG GTCCCGATAACTTggagaacttgaagaaattggCAGAGCAGTTTCAGAAGCAAGTTCCTGCTGCTGGCACAGATGCAGCTGCTACCAGAACAATAGAGGACAACGACGATGACGTGCCTGACCTTGTTCCAGGTGAAACATTTGAGGCCGCAGCAGAGGAGAGCCATGCTTCTTAA